One part of the Candidatus Aquiluna sp. UB-MaderosW2red genome encodes these proteins:
- a CDS encoding glycerol-3-phosphate dehydrogenase/oxidase has translation MSVQKETNSRKIEDSSDFDVAIIGAGINGAVAAAALSASGLKVLLIDKGDFAGFTSQESSNLVWGGIKYLQSYEFWLVFKLSLARNRLMRSYPNQIKEIGFLASIGPTAPFGRVLGTFGTLFYWGIGLFGTQSPRSYSAKRAKELEPNLIKGRKAVKYFDAQLPDNDSRFVYDFIRNAKAKGASARNYTELKGAEFVGGQWQLSLISGEKPENVTAKAVVNSAGPFSGNVSELLGSKTKASLVFSKGIHLILNRRIAKDDQVLAFWDEQERLFYVLPMGDRSMVGTTDTRVDSPETEVTQEDRDFVIRQINAQLELEVPISYDQVISERCGVRPLVVESKSDEAVTDWHQLSRKHILEIDRNQNVVTILGGKLTDCLNIGQETIAEIRKLGLHAHNPGRWFGEGDQARKQEFFAVISAQVKDSAAATRIAEGLWRRQGAKAFEIIVGKSVTEIIPGIGVTEAEIRHVANHEDVRVREDLLRRRLPISMTRSPQELASNKELEKLLVELGL, from the coding sequence GTGAGTGTGCAAAAAGAAACAAATTCACGCAAAATCGAAGATAGCAGTGATTTTGACGTTGCGATTATCGGAGCCGGCATCAACGGTGCGGTGGCCGCCGCTGCGCTGAGCGCATCGGGCCTCAAGGTGCTTCTAATTGATAAGGGCGATTTCGCCGGATTCACCTCTCAAGAATCCAGCAATCTGGTTTGGGGAGGCATTAAGTATCTCCAAAGCTACGAATTCTGGCTGGTGTTCAAGCTTTCCTTGGCGAGAAATCGACTTATGCGAAGCTACCCGAACCAGATAAAAGAGATTGGCTTTTTGGCCTCCATCGGACCGACGGCTCCCTTTGGGCGGGTGCTTGGCACTTTTGGAACTTTGTTTTACTGGGGCATTGGCCTCTTCGGCACCCAATCACCGCGGAGCTACTCTGCAAAAAGAGCGAAAGAGCTCGAGCCCAACTTGATCAAAGGCCGCAAGGCGGTGAAGTATTTTGATGCGCAGTTACCCGACAACGATTCTCGATTTGTTTACGATTTTATTCGTAACGCCAAGGCCAAGGGTGCTTCTGCAAGGAACTACACCGAGCTCAAAGGTGCCGAATTCGTGGGTGGTCAATGGCAACTCTCGCTTATCAGCGGAGAGAAGCCAGAAAACGTCACAGCCAAAGCGGTGGTGAATTCAGCCGGGCCTTTTTCCGGCAACGTTTCCGAGTTGCTGGGATCTAAGACCAAGGCTTCGCTAGTTTTTTCAAAAGGTATCCACCTAATTCTGAATCGCAGAATAGCCAAAGATGATCAGGTATTGGCTTTCTGGGACGAGCAGGAGCGCTTGTTTTACGTTCTGCCGATGGGGGATCGCTCAATGGTTGGCACCACTGACACCAGGGTGGATTCGCCAGAAACTGAGGTGACTCAGGAGGATCGCGATTTTGTGATTCGTCAGATAAACGCCCAGCTCGAGCTAGAAGTTCCAATCAGTTACGACCAAGTTATATCAGAACGCTGCGGTGTCAGGCCACTGGTTGTTGAATCTAAATCCGATGAGGCGGTCACCGATTGGCATCAATTATCAAGAAAACACATTCTTGAAATCGATCGAAATCAAAACGTCGTTACGATTTTGGGGGGCAAGCTCACCGACTGCCTCAACATCGGGCAGGAGACTATTGCCGAGATTCGCAAACTCGGCCTGCACGCACATAATCCCGGCCGCTGGTTCGGCGAGGGTGACCAGGCTCGAAAACAAGAATTCTTCGCGGTGATAAGTGCACAGGTTAAAGACTCGGCCGCAGCGACTCGTATTGCGGAGGGTTTATGGCGCAGGCAAGGTGCTAAGGCCTTCGAAATCATTGTCGGAAAATCAGTCACCGAGATAATCCCAGGCATCGGGGTCACCGAAGCCGAGATTCGACACGTTGCCAATCACGAGGACGTGCGGGTAAGAGAAGATCTGCTGCGTCGCAGGCTCCCAATTTCGATGACTCGCTCGCCGCAGGAGCTGGCATCGAATAAAGAGCTAGAAAAACTACTCGTGGAGCTTGGGCTCTAG
- a CDS encoding DMT family transporter, whose product MTKTRLAAFALLGVGFAWGASFVLMKDAIAQQPYLDFLAVRFSIAAMVMIAIRPKLALNFQAGDIKYGLAIGVVLAFGFITQTIGLDLTSASTSGFLTGLYVILTPILAWLFLKQKINLRVGLGAILALIGIGVLSGAANDVEFQTGQLWLIGCAFLYAIHILLLSKHGKGRDSYRFTMLQLTAVAIICWGFALADGYQGPPNAGVWFAVLFTAIFSSVLAFWVQTWAQGFLDPARVALLITSEVVFSAVIAVVVGQEVATWAMLIGGSLLLTAMLIVEWPSKKNQILLEPKLHE is encoded by the coding sequence ATGACTAAAACACGCCTGGCGGCATTTGCACTTCTAGGTGTCGGGTTTGCATGGGGCGCCTCCTTTGTCTTAATGAAAGACGCAATTGCTCAGCAACCATATTTGGATTTTTTGGCCGTCAGATTTTCTATTGCCGCGATGGTAATGATTGCAATCAGGCCTAAATTGGCTCTAAATTTCCAGGCGGGAGACATCAAATACGGCCTAGCAATCGGCGTGGTTCTGGCGTTCGGATTCATTACCCAAACTATTGGTCTTGATCTAACGTCCGCATCAACCAGCGGCTTTCTCACCGGTCTCTACGTAATCCTGACTCCGATTCTGGCTTGGCTATTTCTCAAGCAAAAAATAAACCTTCGGGTTGGATTGGGAGCGATTCTTGCACTAATCGGAATTGGGGTTCTTTCCGGAGCGGCCAATGACGTCGAGTTTCAAACCGGTCAGCTTTGGTTGATTGGTTGCGCGTTTTTATACGCCATCCATATTCTGCTTTTGAGTAAGCATGGCAAGGGGCGTGATTCGTATCGCTTCACGATGCTGCAACTGACGGCCGTGGCAATCATCTGCTGGGGCTTCGCGCTTGCCGACGGCTATCAAGGGCCACCAAACGCCGGAGTGTGGTTCGCGGTGCTTTTCACGGCGATCTTTTCCTCGGTGCTAGCGTTTTGGGTGCAGACCTGGGCCCAAGGGTTTTTAGACCCGGCCCGAGTGGCGCTTTTGATAACAAGTGAGGTGGTCTTCAGCGCCGTGATTGCGGTTGTGGTGGGGCAAGAAGTTGCCACCTGGGCAATGCTGATTGGCGGTTCTTTACTGCTGACCGCAATGCTAATAGTCGAATGGCCAAGTAAAAAGAATCAGATATTGCTAGAGCCCAAGCTCCACGAGTAG